CGACGCGACGCTGCAATCCGCAGGACTGTGGGGATAAGCCATGATCAAAGTCGAACACGAACTCCACCAGCGCCGCAAAGGCCGTAACTACGGTGTCCTGATCCTTCTGCTGGCGTTTGCCGCGATGGTTCTGGGCCTGACCGTGGTCAAGGTCCAGCAGCTTGGCGATGCGCGCCAGTTCGAGTCGAACGACCACGTTCTGCGTCCGGCGCTTCTGCCTGATGAAACCCAAGGGGAGGGCACTCAGTGAAACTGTTTCCTAACCTGCAAGGTCCGCAGCGCACCGTCGTGATGCTGCTCGGCGTCGTCGTCCTGATGGGCGGCCTGTCGTGGGCGTCGGTTCCGTTCTACAGCTGGTTCTGTGCTGTCACCGGTTTCGGCGGCGTCACCAACACTGCCGAAGTAGGCAGCGATGTCGTGCTGGACCGCGAAGTGACCATCCGTTTTGACGCCTCGACCGATCCGGCCCTGCCGTGGGACTTCAAACCCGCGCAGCGCGAGATGACGGTGAAAATCGGCCAGAACGCTCTGGCCTATTACGAGGCGCACAACCCGACCGACCGTCCGATCGGTGGTCAGGCGACCTATAACGTCGTGCCCTACGAGGCCGGCAACTTTTTCGACAAAATCGAATGTTTCTGTTTTACTGAACAGGTGCTTCAGCCTGGTGAAACGGTTATGATGCCTGTCAGCTTCTACGTTGATCCGGCGATGGTTGAGGATCGTGACGCGAAATACGTGAACACGATTACGCTCAGCTACACGTTCTATGAGATTCCGCTGCCTGATGCTCATGCAGCTCTCGAAGTCACGGCGCCCGTCGCCACCGCAAATAACTAAAGACCAGCCGCAGGGAAAACCGAAATGGCTCACGCTAAGAACCACGATTTTCATATCCTTCCGCCGTCGATCT
Above is a window of Marivivens aquimaris DNA encoding:
- a CDS encoding cytochrome c oxidase assembly protein — protein: MKLFPNLQGPQRTVVMLLGVVVLMGGLSWASVPFYSWFCAVTGFGGVTNTAEVGSDVVLDREVTIRFDASTDPALPWDFKPAQREMTVKIGQNALAYYEAHNPTDRPIGGQATYNVVPYEAGNFFDKIECFCFTEQVLQPGETVMMPVSFYVDPAMVEDRDAKYVNTITLSYTFYEIPLPDAHAALEVTAPVATANN